The following coding sequences are from one Neurospora crassa OR74A linkage group I, whole genome shotgun sequence window:
- a CDS encoding mitochondrial 37S ribosomal protein MRPS8: MGIQQITNMCSHLQNASRARLGLTSLPNTKYNLALALALHRAGFISSITRGGPHPPTPEALMTYEPEPVTSANVATRRLWVGLKYWNEEPVLKELKPISKPSRLVTASLEQLNRVARGFPAGYMKGLQLGECLFVNTDRGVLEVREAVERKVGGLVLCKVK, translated from the coding sequence ATGGGCATTCAACAAATCACCAACATGTGCTCGCACCTCCAAAACGCCTCGCGCGCTCGCCTGGGCCTGACCTCCCTGCCCAACACCAAGTACAACCTCGCCCTGGCCCTGGCCCTGCACCGCGCAGgcttcatctcctccatcacgCGGGGCGGTCCTCACCCGCCCACGCCCGAGGCCCTCATGACCTACGAGCCCGAGCCCGTGACCAGTGCCAACGTGGCCACGCGCCGGTTGTGGGTGGGACTCAAGTACTGGAACGAGGAACCCGTCTTGAAGGAGCTGAAGCCGATTTCGAAGCCGTCGAGGCTGGTGACTGCCTCCCTGGAACAGCTGAACCGTGTGGCGAGGGGCTTTCCCGCGGGATACATGAAGGGGTTGCAGTTGGGCGAGTGTTTGTTTGTGAACACTGATAGAGGTGTGTTGGAGGTTAGGGAGGCAGTGGAGAGGAAAGTTGGTGGGCTGGTTTTGTGCAAGGTAAAATAG